In Verrucomicrobiia bacterium, the genomic stretch GCAGGAACATGATGATGTCGATGAGCGGGATGAGGTTCAGCTCGATCGATTCTTCAGGTTGGGAAAGGTGGCGTCGGAATCTCATGTTCGACTCAACTGCGTTGTGAGGCGACGCTGACGTCCCTGGCGCCGCCCATGCGCGCTTCGTCAATGATGCGAATCATCATGCCGGAGCGGGATGTCTCGCTCGCCTGAATCACGACAGGCAATGCCGCTTCCGCACAAAGCCGCTTAACGGTCGGTCGCACGCCGCCAAGGCCGATCTCCTTGCCGTCATGGAGCACCTGCCCGCCCGCCGCCACCGAGATGATGATGGTTTTATTGTCGTCCGCAGCGGCGTTGCCCTGCGACTGCGGCTTGTCCACATGCAGCGCTTTCTCCTGCATCATGCTCGTGGTGGAGATGAAGAAGATGAGGAGGAACATGATGATGTCGATGAGCGGGATGAGGTTCAGCTCGATCGATTCATCGGGCTCGGACAGCGTCCGGCGGAATTTCATGGTGACGCGGAATGGGACTTATGCCGTTGCCGCTTGGGCATTCTGCGGGGCGCGGGTTTCTGGCTGGAGGCCGCTGCGCGTGAAGACCCGCGTCATGCCGTGGAACTCAGGCCGGAAATGGCGCAGCGTAATGCTCTCAAGGTGTGCAAGGAACGCGACGTATTCGTTTCGCCAGCGCTTGGCAACGCTCGCGAGAATCAGGCCGGGAATGGCAATCATCATTCCGGTCTGTGTTGCGACAAGCGCCTCGCTGATTCCCTTGGCAATGATTTCCGACGCGGAACTGCCGCCGATACCAATCGCTTTAAAGGTGAGCAACATTCCGAGAACTGTTCCCAATAATCCAAACAGGGGAGCCGACACCACGAGCACGTTCAGGAATGCGATGCGGCGGTCCAGATCGGAAACCTGCGTGGCTTCGACTTCCCGAAACCGTCCTTCGATCTCCTTGACGGAATGGATTTCGTCCTGGGTGTAGCGAACCAGTTCACGCACGCTGCGCGGCGCGGCGTGGGGCTGTGCCACCCAGTTGCGCAATACAACATCATCCGCTCCGGCGAGTCCGCGATGATGCGCAGTCATCAACAAATGCGCGGCACTGATGTATAGGATGACCGACAGCGAAACCATGCACCACATCACCCAGCCGCCGGTTTGCCAGGTGTGAAGCATTGTCTGGAATAGTTCGTTCATAAGAGTCGCGGGATCGGGGGTTGTTTACGCGAAGGTCTGTTTGTCTTCCTGCGGAACGCCGTTGACGAACCCAACAGCAGTTTGTTCCATGCTGCCCAGGATTGTTTTCGCTTTGCGGCTGAGGAAGGCATGGAGCAGCAGGGCGGGAATCGCGACCGCCATGCCTGTGGCAGTGGCCACCAGCGCTTCGGAAATGCCCGCGGCAAGCATCTTTGGATCGCCGCTGCCAAAGCTCGAGATCAGCTTGAAGGTCGCGATCATCCCAGTAACGGTCCCGAGCAATCCAAGCAGCGGTCCCGTCGTCGCCGTCAACGCCAGGAACGGCAAACCGCGTTCAAGCCTTGTTCGCGCCGCCAGCATGCGTTCGTAGAGAATCTCCTCGATGTATTCCTTCTTCTCATCGACGTACCGCACCGCGGTGGCGAGCAGGTCGCCCGCAATCCCAGGAATGCTGCGGGCGTGATGAAGGGCCATGTCAGGCTTCTCGTTTCGAATGTGCGCAAGGACGGTTTGGAGATCGCGTTCCGATGCCAGTCGTACGCGAGAAAACTGAATCCACTTGAGGATCGCCAGCAGCAACGATCCCGCGCCGAGTGCGAGGAGTGGAATCATGACGAGCCCGCCCTCCGCGAGCTTGTCATAAAAACTCGTATGCATTGCCGACAGCTTGAAGGCGTTGCCGAGGGTGGGATCGAACACCAGTTCGCCCGAGCCATCCGCCACGAGTTTGCGGCTGGCTGCAACCAGATCGGGCTCCAGTTGTGCCACGGTTGGGTCTGACTTGTTGACCTCCTGCTGCAATAATCCAGCCGTGGACGTGCACGCAAACATGGCCACGGGTCCGAACACCACGACCTTTCCGGACTGCACCAATCCCTGTTTGTCCAAAGCCTTGCCTTCAAAACTGTCGCCACCCTGGGCCGCCTGCGCCCGCTGAAGAGCAGCGGTGAGCAATTGAGAGCGGCGCGCGAATTTTTCCGGCGCGCCCAGATCGCTTTGCGCTGCTGCCGCGTCGGTCGAGTCCAGCAGTTCCTTGTAACGCGGTTCCTCGACGAAATGGATGCGGGACCGAAACGCTTTTGAATATTCAGTGACGAGTGATTCGATGAACTTCACTTCGTCGGCCTGGCGCCGCGCGTCGGCCTTCAACGCGTTCAGCTCCACGAGCTGGTTGTCCTGGAATCGCTGGGCCTTGGCCAGTTCTGCCTTCCGGTTGATGAGACGCTGCTCAAGGTCGGTCAATTGGCGGGCGAGGGGGAGGCGCTCGGATTCGATCTGCTCCCGCACCGATCCCAGTTCGGCAACTGCTTTCTGAAGATCGACGGATGCTCCGGACGCGACCGCATCGAGATCCTGCGCCTGGATCGAACAAGCGGCGCAAAGTGCGGTTGCAAGGACGAATGATTTTAGGAGACTCATGTGCGGGCTGCGTTATTGGACTGAAGCGGGCAGGGAAACGAATCGTGCGGTGCGTTCGCTTCGATAGATTTTCACAACTTCCTGAACAGCCGCGGCGATCTCGGGTTTGGAATTCCACTCCCATCCGCTCGAACCCGGTTTTCCGATCCCAGCAAAGTCACCCGTTTCGTTCACGAAATATGCAGCGCCAAGTCCGACGTAGATGGTTTGAACGGAAACTTCGTCACCCGCGGCGTTCCTGCGCTTCTCGTTGAAGAGATTCACGGCGTTATTGAACTTGTCGAGTTCCCCCAGAATCCCGACAAGCACCTGCATTCGCTCGGCTGCCAGCATCTTTGTCGTTGCTGGATCGGCTGGCATCCGCGAGGCGAGGGGTTTGAGTATGTCCTGCAAAGGCGCGGGCAACTGCGGGAGAAACGTCTTCACTCGGGCTTCGAACTCACCCAAAAACAGACGCGTCGAATCGAGGGAATCGTGTGAAAGTTTTTGGACGGCGCTGGCTTCAGACATCTCCCGCGCCACCTGCGTGTTGTTGGTGGTGATCCGGGACATTTGATCATCGATCCCTGCCAGCTCGCGTTCGTAGAGAGCGATGATCTGTTGAAGCGTTTCTCGATCCGAAAGCCAATCGGCTTTGGTTTTGGAAACCAACTGGCGCGTTTCAACCCATTTTTCCAGGGTGGACCGCGTTTGTGAGAGGGACGATCCGGCTGCGCTGGCTCGCGTGAAAACGAGAAGGGCGCAGGACAAAGCGTACAGGCAACGCAACATCATGGAGAAAGGTTGGCGGAGCCATGTTACGAAACGATGGCGGCGGCGTTACATCGTGGTTTCAGCTTCCAAACTGGGATTGCTGAGCGGAAAGAAGATTCTTCGTTTCCAGACTGTTGCGTCTGCGACACCTGGGACGACATTCATTTCAACTGGGCCAACGAGCTCCTTGAATTCAAAGGAGCCTGAGTCGCGTGTGCTACAACAAATCGCGAATGAGAAGGACGGTTCGGGAAGTTGAAACCAAGGAGCAGTGAAGGTGGCTCGTCGCCAGCGAGTTGTGAAAAAAGAAATCCCACAGATTTGGCGGAAGGGGTCCTTTCTGACCCCATTTTGCCACTTGGTGATCAGGGCCATAAGGGTGGATTCGCCACCTGAGATGCTCCGTCAGCCGGCAATCTCAACCGCACTTCGCGACAGCCGCTCACGCAGCAAAATGACACAAAAAGACTTAGCTGGGGAACTCGGGGTGAGCATAGAGACGTTGAAGAACTGGGAATGTGGACGCAGCAATCCGCGGCGGACTCTCTGGCCTAGGCTACTGGCCCGATTCGTGGGCTGAACATCCGCTGTCAAAAAAGGGCTCCCGTCGTTGACCGGAGCCCTGCGCTGGATCAACCCTTGATCCAGCCCCTTTATCTTGAATCCACGCCAGGGCATGCGTCTGCATGGTTCGGGTGTGGTTGATCTTTCTCGTCCCGAAAGCGGGACTTGGCGAGCAGGTCAGGTTTGAAAGGGAACGATCTTGCGACTGTCTGGTAGGCGTTAGCCCTATAGACAAGTTTGTACCTGCTGCGATTATTGCGCCAACCCTTACCAAGGTTCTGTCTGCTATGAAATCTGGGAGTGCGACCCGTAATTCTTCGGTCCTCGGACTATGTGCCTTCGGAATTGTGCTCATCCTCTTTGGGCTCTTTTTGTCGCGACCTTTGATTGCGCAGCAGAATCCTCCTAAAGGGCACTATGAGGCTGAACTGGCCACTTCAAAACATTTTGCTGAACCTATTCTAGGCATTGGGACGGAAGCGGGCGCTCAGGCGGAAGTCGAGGGCCTGCTCACGATAATTCGAGGGCATCGGAAAGTAGATGGTGGCGATTTGGAAACTGCGATTCGGCTCGAAGAGTTTTTGGAGGAGCATCCCGAATCGGCCTGGAGCCCATCGATTCGCTGTAATCTTGCCCATTTGTATCGATGGAAGGGTCTCTACACTCCTGCCCTTACGCATTGGCGAAAGACATGGGAACAGACAAAGGACGGACTCTCTC encodes the following:
- a CDS encoding biopolymer transporter ExbD, with the translated sequence MKFRRTLSEPDESIELNLIPLIDIIMFLLIFFISTTSMMQEKALHVDKPQSQGNAAADDNKTIIISVAAGGQVLHDGKEIGLGGVRPTVKRLCAEAALPVVIQASETSRSGMMIRIIDEARMGGARDVSVASQRS
- a CDS encoding MotA/TolQ/ExbB proton channel family protein, giving the protein MNELFQTMLHTWQTGGWVMWCMVSLSVILYISAAHLLMTAHHRGLAGADDVVLRNWVAQPHAAPRSVRELVRYTQDEIHSVKEIEGRFREVEATQVSDLDRRIAFLNVLVVSAPLFGLLGTVLGMLLTFKAIGIGGSSASEIIAKGISEALVATQTGMMIAIPGLILASVAKRWRNEYVAFLAHLESITLRHFRPEFHGMTRVFTRSGLQPETRAPQNAQAATA
- a CDS encoding MotA/TolQ/ExbB proton channel family protein, which translates into the protein MSLLKSFVLATALCAACSIQAQDLDAVASGASVDLQKAVAELGSVREQIESERLPLARQLTDLEQRLINRKAELAKAQRFQDNQLVELNALKADARRQADEVKFIESLVTEYSKAFRSRIHFVEEPRYKELLDSTDAAAAQSDLGAPEKFARRSQLLTAALQRAQAAQGGDSFEGKALDKQGLVQSGKVVVFGPVAMFACTSTAGLLQQEVNKSDPTVAQLEPDLVAASRKLVADGSGELVFDPTLGNAFKLSAMHTSFYDKLAEGGLVMIPLLALGAGSLLLAILKWIQFSRVRLASERDLQTVLAHIRNEKPDMALHHARSIPGIAGDLLATAVRYVDEKKEYIEEILYERMLAARTRLERGLPFLALTATTGPLLGLLGTVTGMIATFKLISSFGSGDPKMLAAGISEALVATATGMAVAIPALLLHAFLSRKAKTILGSMEQTAVGFVNGVPQEDKQTFA
- a CDS encoding DUF3450 family protein; translated protein: MMLRCLYALSCALLVFTRASAAGSSLSQTRSTLEKWVETRQLVSKTKADWLSDRETLQQIIALYERELAGIDDQMSRITTNNTQVAREMSEASAVQKLSHDSLDSTRLFLGEFEARVKTFLPQLPAPLQDILKPLASRMPADPATTKMLAAERMQVLVGILGELDKFNNAVNLFNEKRRNAAGDEVSVQTIYVGLGAAYFVNETGDFAGIGKPGSSGWEWNSKPEIAAAVQEVVKIYRSERTARFVSLPASVQ